Proteins from one Mesorhizobium sp. M9A.F.Ca.ET.002.03.1.2 genomic window:
- a CDS encoding electron transfer flavoprotein subunit alpha/FixB family protein — protein MSTASQATPRLAPGRSGVKKELPDRFKDYRHVWVFLELERGNVHPVSFELLGEGRKLADKLEVQLAGVVLGPPGEMVEDAVAEAFAYGADLVYIVDAPPLADYRNEPFAKALTDLVNTHKPEILLLGATTLGRDLAGSVATTLQTGLTADCTELDVDSDGSLAATRPTFGGSLLCTIYTLNYRPQMATVRPRVMPMPQRVDKPVGRVMRHKLSLVEDDIVTKVLGFLPDNQSAMANLAYADVVVAGGLGLGAAENLQLVKKLARAIGAEHGCSRPLVQKGWMPADRQIGQTGKTIRPKLYIAAGISGAIQHRVGVEGADLIVAINTDPNAPIFEFAHLGIVTDAIRFLPALTEAFTRRLSPHSRDKLAS, from the coding sequence ATGTCGACCGCAAGCCAAGCTACCCCTCGCCTCGCCCCCGGCCGTTCCGGTGTAAAGAAAGAACTTCCCGACCGTTTCAAAGACTACCGGCACGTGTGGGTCTTCCTCGAGCTCGAACGCGGCAATGTGCATCCTGTATCATTCGAACTGCTGGGTGAAGGCCGCAAATTAGCCGACAAGCTTGAAGTCCAGCTCGCGGGCGTCGTGCTGGGACCGCCGGGCGAGATGGTCGAGGACGCTGTTGCCGAGGCCTTCGCTTACGGGGCGGATCTTGTCTACATCGTCGATGCGCCGCCGCTCGCCGACTACCGGAACGAGCCGTTCGCCAAGGCGCTCACGGATCTGGTCAATACCCATAAACCCGAAATCCTCCTTCTCGGCGCGACCACACTGGGCAGGGATCTTGCGGGCTCGGTAGCGACGACCCTGCAGACGGGGCTCACGGCCGACTGCACAGAACTTGATGTAGATTCCGACGGTTCACTCGCCGCGACCCGTCCGACTTTTGGTGGCTCGTTGTTGTGTACGATCTATACACTAAACTACCGGCCGCAAATGGCGACGGTGCGACCAAGGGTCATGCCTATGCCGCAGCGGGTGGATAAGCCGGTCGGGCGTGTCATGCGGCACAAGCTGTCGCTCGTTGAGGACGATATCGTCACCAAAGTCCTCGGCTTCCTGCCGGATAACCAGTCGGCAATGGCAAATCTTGCCTATGCGGATGTCGTGGTTGCGGGAGGCCTCGGTCTCGGCGCGGCGGAGAACCTTCAGCTTGTGAAGAAACTTGCCCGAGCGATCGGCGCCGAGCATGGCTGTTCGCGCCCCTTGGTCCAGAAGGGCTGGATGCCGGCTGATCGGCAGATTGGCCAAACTGGCAAGACCATTCGACCGAAGCTTTACATCGCGGCCGGAATTTCCGGCGCCATCCAGCACCGAGTTGGGGTCGAGGGGGCCGATCTCATCGTCGCGATCAACACCGATCCGAACGCGCCGATTTTCGAGTTCGCCCACCTCGGGATCGTCACGGATGCAATCCGCTTCCTGCCCGCACTGACGGAAGCCTTCACCCGGCGGCTGTCGCCGCACAGTCGAGACAAGCTTGCGAGTTGA
- a CDS encoding 4Fe-4S binding protein — protein sequence MAFKIIASQCTQCGACEFECPSEAINFKGDAYVIDPNKCTECKEAFDTQQCVSVCPVPKTCVPA from the coding sequence ATGGCTTTCAAGATCATCGCATCCCAATGTACCCAATGCGGGGCCTGCGAGTTCGAATGTCCCTCGGAAGCGATCAATTTCAAGGGCGACGCCTATGTGATCGATCCAAACAAGTGCACCGAATGCAAGGAGGCCTTCGATACGCAGCAATGCGTGTCGGTCTGTCCGGTACCGAAAACCTGCGTTCCCGCTTGA
- the nifT gene encoding putative nitrogen fixation protein NifT, with protein MKVMIRRTATGLSAYVPKKDLEEPITEIENADLWGGTVTLRNGWRLMLPDLPRDTRLPITVEAMKISDGA; from the coding sequence ATGAAAGTAATGATTCGCAGGACCGCTACTGGCTTGTCGGCTTATGTCCCCAAGAAGGATCTCGAAGAGCCGATCACCGAGATTGAGAACGCAGACTTATGGGGCGGGACCGTGACGCTCAGGAACGGTTGGCGGCTCATGCTGCCCGACCTTCCGCGCGATACGCGTTTGCCGATCACCGTCGAGGCGATGAAGATTTCCGACGGGGCCTGA
- the nifB gene encoding nitrogenase cofactor biosynthesis protein NifB, with the protein MSSPTVSIEGPTSTTSEGFLAAAKSGGCAPSSYGSSPTSPGDVDPAIWDKIKDHPCFSEEAHHYFARMHVAVAPACNVQCNYCNRKYDCANESRPGVVSEKLTPDQALRKVIAVANEVPQLSVLGIAGPGDACYDWEKTKATFDRVIREIPDIKLCVSTNGLVLPDHVAELAEMNVDHVTITINMVDPEVGAKIYPWIFYENRRYFGIEAARILHARQMLGLEMLSARGILTKINSVMIPGVNDQHLFEVNKMVKERGAFLHNVMPLISDPAHGTHYGLIGQRGPTAMEMMALQDRLEGGAKLMRHCRQCRADAVGLLGEDRGQEFTLDGIPDGVTYEAGKRQAYRQVVAHERRDHEAARSEAIGMVKATDSEKSLLVAVATKGGGRVNEHFGHAKEFQVYEVSPRGISLVGHRKVERYCLGGGGEDAILEGVIAALEGIHIVLCAKIGNRPKEQLSRAGLRATDAYAHDYIETAVSALYAAEFGIRPLAATA; encoded by the coding sequence ATGTCCTCACCGACAGTTTCGATTGAGGGGCCGACCAGCACGACATCCGAGGGTTTTCTGGCAGCCGCGAAATCCGGTGGCTGCGCACCGTCCTCCTACGGCTCGTCGCCGACCAGCCCGGGCGATGTGGATCCGGCTATTTGGGACAAGATCAAGGATCACCCCTGCTTTTCGGAGGAAGCGCATCACTATTTCGCGCGTATGCATGTGGCGGTCGCGCCGGCTTGCAATGTCCAGTGCAACTACTGCAATCGCAAATACGATTGCGCCAACGAGAGCCGGCCTGGCGTTGTGTCTGAGAAGCTGACGCCCGACCAAGCGCTACGCAAGGTCATCGCGGTTGCCAACGAAGTTCCGCAGCTTTCGGTTCTTGGCATCGCTGGGCCGGGGGATGCCTGTTACGATTGGGAGAAAACGAAGGCAACGTTCGACCGCGTCATCAGGGAAATTCCCGACATAAAGCTGTGTGTCTCCACCAACGGGCTCGTGCTGCCGGACCATGTCGCCGAGCTTGCCGAAATGAATGTTGATCACGTGACGATCACCATCAACATGGTCGACCCGGAAGTCGGCGCAAAGATCTATCCTTGGATCTTTTATGAAAATCGCCGCTACTTCGGCATCGAAGCGGCTCGAATCTTGCACGCGCGGCAGATGCTGGGCCTGGAGATGCTGAGCGCGCGCGGCATCCTCACCAAAATCAACTCGGTGATGATTCCTGGAGTGAACGACCAGCACCTGTTTGAGGTGAACAAAATGGTGAAGGAGCGGGGCGCGTTCCTGCACAACGTGATGCCTCTGATTTCGGACCCGGCGCACGGCACCCACTACGGACTCATCGGGCAGCGCGGCCCAACGGCAATGGAGATGATGGCTCTTCAGGATCGACTTGAAGGTGGCGCCAAGTTGATGCGCCACTGCCGGCAGTGCCGGGCAGATGCTGTCGGCCTGCTCGGTGAAGATCGTGGCCAGGAATTCACGCTGGACGGGATTCCCGACGGTGTCACCTACGAGGCTGGCAAGCGTCAGGCCTATCGGCAGGTGGTCGCACACGAGCGCCGTGATCATGAGGCGGCGAGGAGCGAAGCCATCGGTATGGTCAAGGCAACAGACTCCGAAAAGTCGCTTCTGGTTGCGGTGGCCACTAAGGGAGGTGGACGCGTCAACGAACACTTCGGCCACGCGAAGGAATTCCAAGTTTATGAAGTCTCGCCTAGAGGGATCAGCTTGGTCGGGCATCGGAAGGTCGAGCGGTATTGCCTCGGAGGCGGGGGCGAAGACGCCATCCTCGAGGGCGTCATCGCTGCGCTGGAAGGCATACACATAGTGCTATGCGCCAAGATCGGAAATCGCCCGAAGGAACAACTCTCGCGAGCTGGACTGCGCGCAACCGACGCCTATGCCCATGACTATATCGAGACCGCAGTCAGCGCACTTTACGCGGCCGAGTTTGGGATCAGACCACTAGCGGCGACGGCCTGA
- a CDS encoding FAD-binding protein yields the protein MIEQFDAIVVGAGMSGNAAAYTLASQGLKVLQLERGEYPGSKNVQGAIMYANMLEKIIPDFRDDAPLERHLVEQRLWVMDDTSHTGIHYRSDDFNEAKPNRYTIIRAQFDKWFSRKVREAGATVLCETTATELVRDGNGKVIGVRTDRAGGVVFANVVVLAEGVSGLLGTRAGLREMPKPETVALAVKEMHFLPEEVIGQRFGVKGDEGCVIEAVGTISRSMAGLGFLYTNKESISLGIGCLVSDFAATMESPSALLDAMKNHPSIRPLIAGSEVKEYAAHLIPEGGYRAIPQLFGDGWVIVGDAAQLNNAIHREGSNLAMTSGRVAAEAIIKVKSRNGPMTKANLALYKTMLDDSFVIKDLKKYKDMPALLHTNSSNFFDSYPRLMSHAAQNFMRVDGTPKIEKEKNTTAAFINARSRWGLVSDAVRLALAWR from the coding sequence ATGATTGAACAATTCGATGCCATTGTGGTCGGAGCCGGCATGTCCGGAAACGCAGCTGCTTACACTTTGGCAAGCCAGGGGCTGAAGGTACTGCAGTTGGAGCGCGGGGAATATCCGGGCTCTAAGAACGTCCAGGGTGCCATAATGTACGCGAACATGCTGGAGAAGATCATCCCGGACTTCCGGGATGATGCGCCCCTCGAGCGGCACCTGGTCGAACAGCGACTTTGGGTGATGGACGACACGTCTCACACCGGAATTCATTACCGGTCGGACGACTTCAATGAGGCGAAACCCAACCGCTACACGATCATCCGCGCCCAGTTCGACAAATGGTTTTCCCGCAAGGTGCGCGAGGCTGGCGCGACGGTCCTGTGTGAGACGACCGCGACGGAACTCGTCCGTGATGGCAATGGCAAGGTGATCGGCGTCCGCACAGACCGGGCTGGCGGAGTGGTCTTCGCGAATGTGGTCGTTCTCGCAGAAGGGGTGTCGGGATTGCTTGGCACTCGCGCAGGCCTGCGCGAGATGCCGAAGCCGGAGACCGTGGCGCTTGCCGTCAAGGAAATGCATTTCTTGCCCGAAGAGGTCATTGGCCAGCGGTTCGGTGTCAAGGGCGATGAAGGCTGCGTAATCGAGGCCGTGGGCACGATCTCTCGCAGCATGGCCGGGCTCGGCTTCCTTTACACCAACAAGGAGTCGATTTCACTCGGCATCGGCTGCCTGGTCTCGGATTTCGCCGCGACGATGGAGAGCCCGTCCGCCCTCCTAGATGCGATGAAAAACCATCCTTCGATCCGGCCGCTGATCGCTGGCTCGGAGGTGAAAGAATATGCCGCCCATCTTATCCCCGAAGGTGGTTACAGGGCCATTCCGCAGCTCTTCGGCGACGGTTGGGTCATCGTCGGCGACGCAGCGCAACTGAACAATGCCATTCACCGTGAGGGTTCGAACCTTGCCATGACCTCGGGTCGTGTCGCGGCTGAGGCGATCATCAAAGTCAAAAGCCGCAACGGTCCTATGACCAAAGCGAACCTTGCGCTCTACAAGACGATGCTGGATGACTCCTTTGTGATCAAGGATCTTAAGAAATACAAGGACATGCCAGCCTTACTCCACACCAATTCCAGCAACTTTTTTGACAGCTATCCGCGGTTGATGTCGCATGCCGCTCAGAACTTCATGCGTGTCGACGGCACGCCGAAGATCGAGAAGGAAAAGAACACCACGGCCGCCTTCATCAACGCGCGCTCGCGCTGGGGGTTGGTCAGCGACGCGGTCCGCCTGGCATTGGCATGGCGCTGA
- a CDS encoding alpha/beta hydrolase, with translation MAANLRKMGYHVTTPTQTGVGERAHLLCKDITPDTFVTDIVNHIVTEELSDVILVGHSLGGISITGAADRIPDHISHLVYLDGAIVESGQSVFSTMPPDIVAARRKLVAEEGRGIFMPTPPPTAFGIPEGHSLTDWVRRRITPHPAGTYESGLKLEHPLGNGRPRTYVVCTNPLHPPMAGAREWVAKQDGWAWQELATGHDAMILAPTEVALLLSAVG, from the coding sequence GTGGCCGCCAATCTTCGCAAGATGGGATACCACGTGACCACGCCGACCCAGACAGGTGTCGGCGAACGCGCACATTTGCTGTGCAAGGACATCACGCCCGACACATTCGTGACCGACATCGTCAACCACATTGTGACGGAAGAGCTGAGCGATGTGATCCTTGTCGGTCACAGTCTAGGCGGCATCAGCATCACCGGCGCCGCCGACCGGATACCCGACCATATCAGCCATCTCGTTTATCTCGACGGCGCCATCGTCGAGAGCGGTCAAAGTGTATTCAGCACCATGCCCCCCGACATCGTCGCCGCCCGTCGAAAATTGGTTGCGGAGGAAGGACGGGGTATCTTCATGCCGACTCCGCCGCCAACAGCATTCGGCATTCCCGAGGGACACTCGCTCACGGACTGGGTGCGGCGCCGGATAACACCGCATCCGGCAGGCACCTACGAAAGCGGACTTAAGCTCGAGCACCCGCTCGGCAACGGCAGGCCCCGAACCTATGTCGTCTGCACTAATCCACTCCACCCGCCGATGGCGGGAGCGCGAGAATGGGTCGCGAAGCAGGATGGCTGGGCGTGGCAGGAACTCGCCACTGGCCACGACGCAATGATCCTCGCACCGACGGAAGTTGCTCTCCTTCTTAGCGCTGTCGGCTGA
- a CDS encoding ferredoxin family protein — protein MTIAVTKVRVEDKLYQNRYLVDSGRPHIIVRPHDKPSANLLALTYVCPAKCYELNDKGQVEITADGCMECGTCRILCEKGGDIEWNYPRGGFGVLFKFG, from the coding sequence ATGACGATCGCAGTGACGAAGGTTCGTGTCGAGGACAAGCTTTACCAGAACCGCTATCTGGTCGATTCCGGCCGCCCCCATATTATAGTGCGACCGCACGACAAGCCAAGCGCGAACTTGCTTGCGTTGACCTACGTCTGTCCAGCGAAATGCTATGAGTTGAATGACAAGGGTCAAGTCGAGATCACCGCCGACGGCTGCATGGAATGCGGCACCTGCCGGATATTGTGCGAGAAAGGCGGCGACATCGAGTGGAACTATCCGCGCGGCGGCTTTGGTGTCCTGTTCAAGTTCGGATGA
- a CDS encoding nitrogen fixation protein NifZ → MWSRREQEVEIGRPPRFMQGERVRATRHIKNDGTYPGKEIGENLVRKGDEGYVRDIGTFLQQFFIYAVEWIDRGTVVGMRARELISLDKVEVPCGAEGISNGGTAG, encoded by the coding sequence ATGTGGTCCAGACGCGAACAGGAGGTCGAAATCGGCAGACCGCCACGGTTCATGCAGGGTGAGCGGGTCCGTGCGACACGCCACATAAAAAACGACGGAACCTATCCCGGCAAGGAGATCGGCGAAAACCTCGTGCGGAAGGGCGACGAAGGCTACGTGCGCGACATTGGAACCTTTCTCCAGCAATTCTTCATCTATGCGGTCGAATGGATCGATCGTGGCACGGTCGTCGGCATGCGAGCGCGCGAACTCATTAGCCTCGACAAAGTCGAGGTTCCCTGCGGAGCTGAAGGCATTTCCAACGGAGGAACAGCCGGATGA
- a CDS encoding SIR2 family protein, whose amino-acid sequence MNTMLSWDHLVVVRGSFAKKLIDLLKGALKADRVIPYLGPGLLQLNAPESPVPCTPEDVAAALNKRAPAPSRIRTNMWSVAQFIEQRRHRRTLQAWMAEIFAAPAEPTVLHAWLATLQLSVIIDSWYDGAMRAALAEAGQTDVVEIQGTTRATGIGNIWTRTYDLSGTELDAEQVARTVLYAPHGSVRPAANFLVADSDYVEVLTEIDIQTPIPDVVKQRRVNRGFFFVGCRFNDQMLRTYARQMMKRSTGPHFAVIDSATLTRNERRFLAEGAITVIDMPIRNAAARLVGVDASQD is encoded by the coding sequence ATGAACACGATGCTGAGCTGGGACCATCTCGTCGTCGTCCGGGGCAGTTTTGCCAAAAAGCTGATTGACCTGCTGAAGGGCGCTCTCAAGGCCGATCGAGTGATCCCCTATCTCGGTCCTGGTCTTCTGCAGCTTAACGCGCCGGAATCACCTGTACCTTGCACCCCTGAAGATGTCGCCGCGGCGCTCAACAAGCGGGCGCCTGCCCCTTCCAGGATTCGCACCAATATGTGGTCGGTCGCGCAGTTTATCGAGCAGCGCCGACATCGTCGGACTCTTCAAGCGTGGATGGCGGAGATATTCGCAGCCCCCGCCGAGCCGACCGTTCTTCACGCCTGGCTCGCAACCCTTCAACTGTCTGTCATCATCGATAGCTGGTACGATGGCGCCATGCGAGCAGCCCTTGCAGAGGCCGGCCAAACAGACGTTGTCGAGATACAAGGAACGACGCGCGCGACCGGAATCGGTAACATCTGGACGAGAACTTACGATTTGTCAGGAACAGAACTCGACGCCGAACAAGTGGCTAGGACGGTGCTCTATGCGCCGCACGGCAGCGTCAGGCCGGCCGCAAACTTCCTCGTGGCTGATTCCGATTACGTCGAAGTCCTAACCGAAATTGATATCCAGACGCCGATCCCGGACGTGGTGAAGCAACGGCGCGTCAACCGGGGTTTTTTCTTCGTGGGCTGCCGCTTCAACGATCAGATGCTGCGCACATATGCCAGACAGATGATGAAGCGCTCCACTGGCCCACACTTTGCGGTGATCGATTCGGCTACGCTGACCAGAAACGAACGTCGTTTCCTTGCCGAAGGCGCGATCACGGTCATCGACATGCCGATCCGCAACGCCGCGGCTCGCCTCGTCGGGGTCGATGCTAGCCAGGATTAA